A genomic window from Chrysoperla carnea chromosome 3, inChrCarn1.1, whole genome shotgun sequence includes:
- the LOC123294774 gene encoding cGMP-dependent 3',5'-cyclic phosphodiesterase-like produces MAHCPTQLNNNSCDLQSTSNAFIASDPFEILDLCQSLTGNHSAALEIKLNKYFQKKTGAGVVFLITILCETEEALVQAVGDRILDHEMRFPITSKLFTEIEQSSTSGEMHLHPELRTLLRYVVPETSTYLTVPVFHPISKTVSLLTCIVDYDPKKEDNTEQHYTKLVEETFRYCLTTILNTLSFEEERRLKRQCQSLLVVARKLFSRLGDLNDLLREIMSEARQLTKAERCSLFLLDPDHVHLVAKVFDGVSHTDMCKEVRIAKGQGIAGHVAATGKVFNIRDAYRHPLFFKGMDETTGFKTRNILCFPIRDEQGIIGVAQLCNKTDGLYFDVFDEEVALAFSIYCGISLMHSLVYKKIQDAQARSKLSNELMIYHMKVSNSDIKRVLNCKNDHAHTDFNTLCFSPREIPDDETICYVLKMYETLGFIETFHIKKEILIRFILHVQKGYRDTPYHNWWHAFTVTHFAYLAIINFDLIQNKYLTNIEGLALITSCLCHDLDHRGTNNSFQQKSESVLASLYSSEGSVMERHHLSQAICILNTEGCNILDGLQGHEYSKFLDLLKLNILSTDLAQHMRQYTKQEATLCSGFNPENTQQRLLLLSLLMTCCDLCEQTKVWSVTRNTAVLIYEEFFSQGDLEKSMGKNPSEQMDREKASIPDLQIQFINSIIIPVYSLLAKLFPNAQILVDQAIQNRNNWELIKPLFENQSNPLEVLKSPQVDEICKQNDSK; encoded by the exons ATGGCTCATTGTCCGacgcaattaaataataattcatgtgATTTACAATCTACATCGAATGCTTTTATTGCTAGTGATCCATTTGAAATACTTGATTTGTGCCAAAGTTTAACGGGGAATCATTCAGCTGCGTTAgagattaaacttaataaatat tttcaaaagaAAACCGGTGCGGGAGTGGTGTTtcttattacaatattatgtgAAACAGAAGAAGCTCTTGTACAAGCAGTTGGAGATCGTATTTTGGATCATGAAATGCGTTTTCCg attacAAGTAAATTATTCACTGAAATCGAACAATCATCGACGTCTGGTGAAATGCATTTACATCCAGAATTACGAACTCTGTTACGATATGTCGTACCAGAAACGTCCACGTATTTAACAGTACCTGTATTCCATCCAATCAGCAAAACAGTTTCATTATTGACTTGTATCGTGGATTATGATCCTAAAAAAGAGGATAATACAGAACAGCATTATACAAAATTGGTCGAGGAGACATTTAG gTATTGTCTAACTACAATCTTAAATACACTGTCGTTTGAAGAAGAGCGTCGTTTAAAACGACAATGTCAATCGTTACTGGTAGTTgcacgaaaattattttcacgttTGGGTGACTTAAACGATTTATTACGAGAAATTATGTCCGAAGCACGACAATTAACGAAAGCAGAACGATGTTCGTTATTCTTATTGGATCCAGATCATGTACACTTGGTGGCAAAAGTTTTCGATGGTGTTTCACACACAGAT ATGTGCAAAGAAGTGCGTATTGCAAAAGGTCAAGGTATTGCTGGACACGTGGCCGCAACtggtaaagtttttaatattcgtGATGCATATCGACatccattattttttaaagggaTGGATGAAACAACTGGTTTTAAGACacgaaatattttgtgttttccaATTCGTGACGAACAAGGAATAATAG gtGTTGCTCAACTTTGTAATAAAACTGATGGCCTTTATTTTGATGTATTCGATGAAGAAGTTGCACTAGCGTTTAGTATTTATTGTGGCATCTCACTAATGCATAGTTTAGTGTATAAGAAAATACAAGACGCTCAAGCGCGTAGTAAATTGTCAAATGAATTAATGATTTATCACATGAAG GTTAGTAACAGTGATATAAAAAGagtattaaattgtaaaaatgaccATGCGCATACAGATTTTAATACACTATGCTTTTCACCACGTGAAATTCCCGATGATGAAACAATatgttatgtattaaaaatgtatgaaacaCTTGGTTTCATTGaaacatttcatataaaaaaagagatattaatACGATTTATATTGCATGTACAAAAAGGATATCGTGATACACCGTATCATAATTGGTGGCATGCATTCACTGTTACACATTTTGCATATTtagcaattattaattttgatttaatacagaataaatatttaac gaataTAGAAGGACTTGCATTAATAACGTCATGCCTGTGTCATGATTTAGATCATAGAGGCACTAATAATTCATTCCAACAGAAATCTGAAAGTGTGTTAGCTAGTTTGTATAGTAGTGAAGGTTCAGTTATGGAACGGCATCATTTATCACAAgcaatatgtatattaaatacggag GGATGCAACATTTTAGACGGTTTACAAGGTCATGAATAcagtaaatttttagatttattaaaattaaatatattgtcAACGGATTTAGCTCAGCATATGCGACAGTATACAAAACAAGAAGCTACGCTTTgt aGTGGCTTTAATCCTGAAAATACTCaacaaagattattattattaagtcttCTAATGACATGCTGTGATTTATGTGAGCAAACAAAG GTTTGGTCTGTAACGAGAAATACGGCTGTACTCATATATGAAGAGTTCTTTTCACAAGGCGATTTAGAAAAATCAATGGGTAAAAATCCATCCGAACAGATGGATAGGGAAAAGGCTTCAATACCAGATcttcaaatacaatttattaattcaattattattccaGTTTATag tttactcgcaaaattatttccaaatgcGCAAATTTTAGTGGATCAAGCAATACAAAATCGTAATAATTGGGAACTAATCAAaccattatttgaaaatcaatcTAATCCATTAGAAGTATTGAAATCGCCACAAGTCGAtgaaatttgtaaacaaaatgatAGTAAATAa
- the LOC123294773 gene encoding mRNA-decapping enzyme 1B, whose protein sequence is MADISELRMNVTALKRVDPYVKDIIDTASHVALYSFNREENKWEKTEIEGALFVYNRNGQPQNSIIIMNRLNTNNLVEPVVQKLDLQLQAPFLLYRNSRFRIYGIWFYDKEECVRIASLLEKLIEEVPRIETKTMSTPQQGVDIFGMLTKAQEDFKNSSTKPVPPDVTSQSVMDFFAKASGGTGKSEPLFQQIFNNPAHSVEHIEKQVRAATPADAVEDSVQASVNLIESGVARLQTSPEQPLTPSIRQNSTAPALMPPTMFTTVASAVTNRSSVDPPPEPLTRNQFHQAFIYMLRNDPDFVTKLHEAYVKSFSELVS, encoded by the coding sequence ATGGCTGACATTTCAGAATTGCGTATGAATGTTACGGCTTTAAAACGTGTAGATCCATATGTTAAAGATATTATTGATACGGCATCGCACGTGgcattatattcatttaatcgTGAAGAAAATAAATGGGAAAAAACAGAAATTGAGGGTGCATTATTTGTATACAATCGTAATGGACAACCTCAAAAcagtataattattatgaatagattGAATACAAACAATTTAGTTGAACCGGTTgtacaaaaattagatttacAATTACAAGCACCGTTTTTATTATATCGAAATTCACGATTTCGTATTTACGGCATATGGTTTTACGATAAAGAAGAGTGCGTTCGAATTGCAtcgttattagaaaaattaattgaggAAGTGCCACgaattgaaacaaaaacaatgtCAACTCCTCAACAAGGTGTCGATATCTTTGGTATGTTAACGAAAGCGCAAgaggattttaaaaattcatcaacAAAACCTGTCCCACCAGATGTTACATCGCAAAGTGTTATGGATTTCTTTGCAAAAGCGAGTGGGGGCACCGGTAAAAGTGAACCATTATTCCAACAGATATTTAATAATCCCGCGCATAGTGTTGAGCATATTGAGAAACAAGTTCGGGCAGCCACTCCAGCGGACGCTGTAGAAGATTCGGTACAAGCTAGTGTGAATTTAATTGAAAGTGGCGTTGCAAGGTTACAAACATCTCCGGAACAACCGTTGACACCGAGTATTCGACAAAATTCAACAGCACCAGCTTTAATGCCACCAACTATGTTTACTACAGTGGCATCAGCTGTTACAAATCGATCGTCGGTCGATCCCCCGCCAGAACCGTTAACTAGGAATCAATTTCatcaagcttttatttatatgttaagaaATGATCCagattttgttacaaaattacaTGAAGCTTATGTTAAGTCGTTTTCAGAACTTGTTTCATAA